The following nucleotide sequence is from Nakamurella alba.
CCGGCGCGTAGAGCGGCAGCTCCGGGCGGTCGGCCAGCGCTGCCGAGATCACCGCCGGATCGATGTGGTCGGGATGGTCGTGGGTGATCAGCACCGCGTCGGCGGTGGCGAGCAGGTCGGCGGCGTTCGTGGTGAACACGCCGGGATCGAGAAGCAGTGTGCACCCGGCACTTCCGAGGACGACGGTGGCATGGGCATGTTTCGTGACGGCAACCATGACCTCATGTATACAGGCGAGCTGTATACAGGTCAACTGTACGTCTGCGTCCGGGCCGACTATCGTCACCGCATGCCGAGCACCGGGACCGACGATCTCGCCGACCGGTTGCGCGCCGCGGTGGGTGCCTTCGTGCGGGCCGGGCGCGGCCGGCCCGGCGCCATGCCGGAGCACCGCGCGCAGACGCTGGGGTTCCTCATGCGTGAGGGGCCGCTGACCGTGGCCGAGCTCGCGGACCGGCGGCAGGTCCGGCACCAGACGCTGCAGGCGACCATCCCCGACCTGGAGGCCGAGGGGCTGGTGCGGCGGGAGCCCGATCCGCGGGACCAGCGCGCCCGCCTGGTGGTGCTCACGGATGGGGGGCTGGCGACGCTGCGCCTGGAGCTGGACCGGCGGGCGGGCCTGATCGCGGCCGCCATCGAACACCACCTGGAC
It contains:
- a CDS encoding MarR family winged helix-turn-helix transcriptional regulator, with the translated sequence MPSTGTDDLADRLRAAVGAFVRAGRGRPGAMPEHRAQTLGFLMREGPLTVAELADRRQVRHQTLQATIPDLEAEGLVRREPDPRDQRARLVVLTDGGLATLRLELDRRAGLIAAAIEHHLDADQRAVLEQVPDLLHRLAGGLMPE